DNA from Campylobacter lari:
ATTTTAAAGCACACCTTCTAATTTAAGTAAAGCTTCTTTGATAAATAAACCACCATTGTATCCGCCTAAGTGATTTTTAGCTACCACTCTATGACAAGGTATAAAAATTGCAAGTTTGTTTTTAGAATTTGCATTACCTACCGCTCTAAAAGCTTTTGGATGATTGACAAAAGAAGCAATTTCTTGATAGGTTTTAGTTTGTCCATAGGGAATTTTAATTAAAGCTTTATATACTTTTTGCTCAAATTCGCTCCCCTGAAGAGCTAGGGGTGTATTAAAGAAAAAAAGTTTTTTATTAAAATAAAGGTCTAGCTCTTCTAAGGCTTGTTCTAAAATAGTGTGTTTATCTTTGCTAAAATTGGGCTTATATGTTATAAAATCAACATTGATAAGTTTATTTTCATTACTCTGCAAAAGAATATAAGCAAAACTAGCTTTGTAAAAACTTTGATACATTTTTTCCTCATTTTAAAATAATCATTGTATGAATTTTAAATTAATTAATTGTTATTAAAGCAAAAATTTAGTTAAAATAGTGATTTAATTTATATCAAAGGAAAATATTTGAGGATTTTATTATTTAGTTTGATTATAAGTTTAAATGCATTAGCTTTAGATTACACTTGCGGGTATGTCAAAGAAAATAAGATGGATTTTTTTAAAGAGTTTAAACCACAAGTTTCTCAAGATTTTGCTCAAGTAGATTTAAATTGCGATTTTTCTTTAAAAAATAATCAAATTACAAAAAGATTATATGAGCTTGCTAATGAAATTAGAGGAAGTAATAGTGCCTGTATGGGAGGGGAATATTTTAGCGATTTGAGAAAATTTGATTTTAAATTATTAGAAATTGCGCTTGATCCGCAAGTTTATCAAAAAACTTTACAAGATCCTATAATACTTGAAGAAAAATTTGCAAAATTAAAAGCTTATTTTAGATTTTGGGCTTATCAAAGTATAGGAAATTTTAAGCTCTTTAAGGAATTTTGGAAAGAGTATAATAATGCGATTAATCCTTTAACAAAATATTTTCAAAACGAATTTAATCTAGATAAAGCAAGTGCTATTTACTTTGCTAGTAATGCTTTGAATGAATTTTTAAATTGGGCAGTTGGCGAGACTAAAATCTTTAAAGATATTTCGGACTTTGAAAAATTTGTGGCTAATAAAAACAACTCTTTAGAACAAATAAAAGAATATATTTATTCTAAAAAAATTAGCAATTTAGAATTAAATAATGGTTTTAAATCTGCTTTGTTAAACAATAGAGAAAGTCA
Protein-coding regions in this window:
- a CDS encoding methylated-DNA--[protein]-cysteine S-methyltransferase; its protein translation is MYQSFYKASFAYILLQSNENKLINVDFITYKPNFSKDKHTILEQALEELDLYFNKKLFFFNTPLALQGSEFEQKVYKALIKIPYGQTKTYQEIASFVNHPKAFRAVGNANSKNKLAIFIPCHRVVAKNHLGGYNGGLFIKEALLKLEGVL
- a CDS encoding ankyrin repeat domain-containing protein, giving the protein MRILLFSLIISLNALALDYTCGYVKENKMDFFKEFKPQVSQDFAQVDLNCDFSLKNNQITKRLYELANEIRGSNSACMGGEYFSDLRKFDFKLLEIALDPQVYQKTLQDPIILEEKFAKLKAYFRFWAYQSIGNFKLFKEFWKEYNNAINPLTKYFQNEFNLDKASAIYFASNALNEFLNWAVGETKIFKDISDFEKFVANKNNSLEQIKEYIYSKKISNLELNNGFKSALLNNRESQIISEFIKLGVKINEGYESALFFALDSADNVKLLLENGAIIDYRNSFGKTPLFYAVEYNNYKVAKVLLENGANVNQKYINDNEKLSIASMGSNTPYFITLCALEHTSKNIFMHGANYADVKMLKLLIDYKANYKEIDDLGFNALDFAIIAKKEQNIKYLKKLGLKENENLMLYEETQP